In Lolium rigidum isolate FL_2022 chromosome 7, APGP_CSIRO_Lrig_0.1, whole genome shotgun sequence, the DNA window CAAATTATCTGTTTAGATAGAAAGTGCCCTTCCCTAGGAGGGCTAGGGGAGCACCAGTGTTGGTGGATATCTGTTTAGCATCTGTCCAAATCAATCATGCGCATGTTGTTATTTTGTTGTATTTGGTGGTAGGATCTAGACAGCAATCTCATACCTGCTGATAGAAGTTTTCCGTCCCAACGATATGGTAGGTTCGGGCAAAACGATACTTTAGCAATTTGGTTTTGGGTACACTTTtttattctccaagatagcatttTCCACAAatgactaaattacttgatgacccccccccccccccacacacacacacacacacacacaaatgacGATACTTTAGCAATTTGGTTTTGGGTACACTTTTTTTTTCTCCAAGATGGCATTTTCCACAAatgactaaattacttgatgccCCCCCCCCCAACACACACGCACATGCACACACAGAAGAGAGCAATCGATTATTTTACTGGGTATAATTCTGCTCTGTGGTGATTCTTTTTCCCAACTTTTAACCAACCTGCTCAACATATTTTGGTTCTGGTCAGTCAGAAGTTACCCGAAGAATGGAAATGACTACTTCCAAAAAGAAGGAACACGATTCTGAAGGAACTGGGTTTCTCCCAAGGGCGGAAATTGTCCAGGACGAACACCCTCTCAGCCTTGGGAAAACTAGTGTTTGGAACCAACACTTCCAGGTAACTTGCAACTTCTTGTGAGAGGCCTCCCTTTGCAATCCACTGGTTAGTTAACTGCTATGATGAATATTTTAGTGTTTTACATACTAAAATCATTACCGTTATCCAATATTCAGGAATCTGAAACCGTAGAGCAGATTGATAGAGATGTTAAGCGTACTCATCCTGAGATGCAGTTTTTCAATGCGGGTTCTTCTGATGCCTTAGCTAATCAGGTAGGCATTTGTTTTGTTCAGATGATGCCAGTTCTTGCTTGTTTCTGGTACTTGTGTTTAGtctaaatgtttttttttttctagGAGTCACTGAAGCGTATACTTACCATCTTTGCAAAGTTAAATCCGGGTATACGATATGTGCAAGGAATGAATGAAGTTTTGGCACCTCTCTACTATGTTTTCAAGAATGATCCAGACCAAAGTAATGCTGTAAGTTCTCTTTATGTGACTATTTGGTTAGAAACAACTTCAGTTTTAATGGTGATGAAACAAACTGACCATGTTAAGACTGGTATTTCCAAACCTTATGAGTTCTGCTTCAAAATTCACGGTGTTCTTCATTTTAGATTTCTTAATTATGATATCCACCTGTAATGATGCATTGACCGTCAGATTTTGATCATTGAATCATATAGTAAATGATGTAACGTATCTGTATATACTTACTCTGTTCCACAATAGTTGGCACTTTTGACTATGATATTCTCGTTCTGTTTCGCAACAGTTGGTATTTTGTTTTCAACCCAGATATCCATCGCAAATGCTTGGAGCTTTTTTTGTTGATTATGTGTTCTCGTTGTTTCTGTTCTTATACTTTTCTTTCACATATTTGTTGTGAGGGTGCATTTTTGTCGTAACCCTCATGTAAATGATTTTTTGCTGAAATGTGTGCACACTGGTGAAAACTGAAAAGTGCCAATTACTTTGAAACAGAAGCAGTACATCTCTATCCTCTAACAAAAGAAGAGCTAAGAAAGAATCATCTCATATGCATTGTGTCAGTCCATAATGTTCAAAGAGTCAAAATGCATCTTCAGATTTTCGATTATAAACTCAAATACAAACTTCTGGAGAATTCTTCTGTGGAGTTGGAGATTTAGAGATTAGGCTCAACCTAAACTTGTTAACTTCTGAGTTCTCTTCTTTGTCTAGTCTACATAATAAGCTTGCATTCTGTGTTTTTAAGAAATAAGGATGATTATATCTACGTACTAAAATCAGACATACATTCGCCAACTCTTATCTTAGAGACCTATAACGAGGAACATGTCTCATTCTTGTATCCTACATACTATTATGCATTTTGGATTTTCTGAGGCTACATTGCATAATGCCACCCTGCTTCTGATTTTTCTTAGGCGAAAGTCATTCTCATTGAATATGGATGCTAATATCAGATAGCTTTAACCCTTATACCGTGTGTTGCCATGGCATCTTGATGACCATACATTTTTTTTGTATGAACAGGCAGAAGCAGAGTCAGATGCTTTTTTCTGTTTCGTTGAGGTACTCAGTGGATTTCGAGATAACTTCTGCAAACAGCTTGACAACAGTGTTGTTGGTATACGCTCCACAATCAGTAGACTATCGCAGCTCCTGAAAAGGCATGATGAAGAGCTCTGGCGACATTTAGAGGTTGTAACCAAGGTATGGATCTAAAGTACTCTTTTGAAATTGCTTGAAGGTATTTTGTGACATTCCGTCAACTCTATATACTTAACCTCCCATTGTGACACTCCATCAATTCCAGGTTAACCCACAGTTCTATGCGTTCAGATGGATCACCTTGCTATTGACACAGGAATTCAAATTCCGTGACTGCATTCACCTGTGGGACGCGTTGTTAGGTGACCCACAGGGACCTCCGGTTAGAGAACTGTCATTTCTAGTTTCATGCCGTTTGAATGTGGTAGTTTTCAGAGGGCACTAATGAAAATCTTTATTTTATTGAGTGCAGGACACCTTGTTACGGATTTGCTGTGCAATGCTAATACTTGTTCGAAGACGGCTATTGGCTGGCGACTTCACTGCAAACCTCAAGCTTCTCCAGAATTATCCACCCACAAACATTGACCACTTAATACATATTGCTAACAAATTGCGAGGGCTAGTTCCTTGTTGATCGATGGCCTCTTTTTTTCCTTCCAATGTTTGTTTTTATGTTAGTCTGATGTCCAAATATTATGCATCAAATATGTAAATTAACAGCAATATGCCTATGTGGCGTGGCAGTAAATTTGagcccttttttttttcttgcaaCATATGCCTTTTGGAGCTTGCTGTTTGTTTTGAGTATAGATGCCATATCATGGGTTATGCGTAGTACCTTCAGAAAGTCTTTTTGCCGCCTGAGTACAAATGCCCCAATGCTATAAGGTTGCCATATTTTGGGACTAGAAATTTGAAGATAAAATTTGCATTTTTGCTGGCACCAGAACGCTCAAGGAACTGATAGTAGATCAAGCAGAAGTTGTAAAACTGAACACATTACAGGTGACACCCTCAACATTGTTCCTGCAGGAGTCCATAGTAGAAATATAACGTGTTGCCATTAATTCACAGGCAACCATTGCAATAATATTTGCTGTTACGGGAAGTGTATTCAAAACAATCTATGGGGTTTATCCAATCGGATCCAGGTATGTTTAGAGAGGGAAAATATCAAAGATTTTAAATGAAAGAACATGAAACAAATCCAGGTGGCCCAAGCTGTTTCCAACACATAAATGAAGAATCTGAATCGGAAGATGCAGAGGTAAGATGCCAGAGTTGAGCAAAGGATGCGCTCCGTCACTGCCGTGTGGGCCGAATATTAGATCAAGTGGCAGTTGGTTAACACAAAAATAGTGGGTATACATGCACATAGACAAGGGTGGTGAACCTGAGGATGCAAGGTAAGGTGTTCTCCTTGCCTGAGTAGGGTAGAACCTTTTAAAGGAAGTGGTAGTTTCTTTGCGGTGTTCTAAAGGAAGTAATATAATGTAATGGAGGTGATGTTTTGGTTCATAGGTGCATATAACCTAAGTTTAATTGGATCCTATCTTGTTATCTTATATTCATACTATTCTTGAAGGGTTTTGGTATGTCTGAGAACTTAGTACATGCAAACTAAGAAACTGCGATAACCATAAATGGTGTATTTAAAGTTTTAAACCAAAAGAAAATGAACTCAAGAAACACAAATGAGAGAGACATTGTATTGTGTCTACTGTGATTCGGCAAAATGCTTGAACCTAGCACAAGTAGTTTAAATTCTGTGGTTGGCAGCGCCTGGTAATTAATCTTCACAAGCATATAATGAATGATCGGCAAATTATCTAAAAGAGCTGGACAGTTTGGAATATTTTCAGATAGCATTGCATACCACTGAATTGCACATATACCTGTTACCCCTATCTGAGGTTCTTGCTCATTTGTAACCATGCAAGCCTGATGATTTATGCATGAGAACTTGCCATGTGATGATTTATTTCTAGTAACATAAAACAGGAAATCAGTGGATTGCTCTAGTGACATGTAAACAATATATTGCACTTGGATCTGTATCACTTTAAACAGAAACACCACTACTTTCAACGGTACCATCACTAATGAATTTCTAATATTCTGGCATACTAACTGAAGAAACTTCCAATATTTAAAAAGATGATCAAGAGAACTTTTGAGCGACACCATTCCAATCACTCCGGACCAGAGGGTTTGGTTTCAAATAAAACAGTATTAGTACATCAGATTTACAAAGATTCTGTCAGAACTCGGAATGGTGCGAAATGCAGCACAAGTGACGTGCCTGCTAGGAAAGTTTCATGATCTTCTGTTGTCAAATAAGGTGCAGCCACTTTGTCTGTGTAATTCGTGGGAAGCTTGTCACAGAAAAGTTCTCAGACTGTCTAACGGGTATGCATAGTCCTCCGTTAGTTTTTGCGAGTTCTCTCCAACAGCTTACCCAGATTTCGCCTCATGCAAGCCATTTATTCATGCATGCCTACCTATGTCACTATGTGTACAATCCATCCCAGGCATATAGTTCATAGATACAACACACAAGGTATGGGTTGGTCTTTCGGCTCCGaatgttcatgatcattggagGCTAAAAGAGCACAGCCCGTCTTTACACTGTAGCTGCCCAACTCCGGAAAAGACTACCCCAGCAATGACGAAACACTACAATGAAATATATATCCAGAACGTTTTACCCAGACACAACATATAAACAATTGTGACGCTACATTTGAAGTTTCACAACTACTGCATGATAACAACCGTAGTTAGTACATCTGCCACAGGTTGCCATCATCCTGGATCATGAGGGGCGATTACTAGGTTTAGTGGATAAAGCAGATTCAGCCACTAATTTCCACCTTGGCATGATCGACAGGAAGGTCAAGGTCATACATTACAATTATTTCCAGGGTAAACACTGAATCATCTAGACAGTGATGCTTCACAGTTCAAATATGTAATAGATACAATGTCGAATTTGTCAAGATGCATTGACAATAACAACGACAGCATCCAGCAAGATTTATGTTCTTGAGCCAGGCTTCTTCAGTCGGTGTGAATTCCACCCATGAAGGTCCTTGGGTCAGGGCAGGTACCACTGAACTGAGCCTGCGAGAAGTCAAACCCTGGATTCTGCATGCACATAACATATGTATAAATGACAACAGCAATGCACATATGCTATAAACTACTCAAAAGACAGTCTCTCCGTTCACAAATGCCAGTTGGTCTTTGCCTATTCATAGTCTTCAACGTCAGACTTTTACTGACATTGTATTGAAATATACTGCTCCCTCTACCCCATAATATAAATATATGTCTTAGATTTGCCgaaaatgaaaataataatgtATATAACTACATACTAACTCTGTTCCAGTTTATAAGACGTTTTGGTAGGCTAGGTAATATAACAGGAAGTATTTTAGCAACATAGTAATCCAATGGCACAATTTGTACTACCTCTCCTCCAAGTGTCCATAAAcacatgtcttagatttgtcaaaatttggatgtatgtacacactatttagtgtatagatacatccgaatttagacaaatcta includes these proteins:
- the LOC124672025 gene encoding TBC domain-containing protein C1952.17c-like, with amino-acid sequence MADGANPNPTRTSTPRQKAVPDWLNSPIWSAPTPRHRSPPRAPSPPPPPPPKPNRDPAPPPPPPPPARPDGATSDSDSDSEAAATSSRSHLVADFRVALERKVVDLAELRRLACQGVPDDAGVRPIVWKLLLGYLPADHALWAYELEKKRSQYGAFKDELLVNPSEVTRRMEMTTSKKKEHDSEGTGFLPRAEIVQDEHPLSLGKTSVWNQHFQESETVEQIDRDVKRTHPEMQFFNAGSSDALANQESLKRILTIFAKLNPGIRYVQGMNEVLAPLYYVFKNDPDQSNAAEAESDAFFCFVEVLSGFRDNFCKQLDNSVVGIRSTISRLSQLLKRHDEELWRHLEVVTKVNPQFYAFRWITLLLTQEFKFRDCIHLWDALLGDPQGPPDTLLRICCAMLILVRRRLLAGDFTANLKLLQNYPPTNIDHLIHIANKLRGLVPC